One window of the Oncorhynchus mykiss isolate Arlee chromosome 5, USDA_OmykA_1.1, whole genome shotgun sequence genome contains the following:
- the LOC110523428 gene encoding BTB/POZ domain-containing protein KCTD9 isoform X2 has translation MKRVTLFVNGTSSNGKVVALYGSLTDLLSVASSKLGIRASSVYNGTGGLIDDITLIRDDDVLYVSEGDSFDDARKTKCADPQDDPGCPDWFQTHTDWLTLNVGGCCFTTTRSTLVSKEPASMLAHMFRDKDVWGNKQDSHGAYLIDRSPGYFEPILNYLRHGQLIINDGINPLGVLEEARFFGIEQLAEQLENLIKSSQPADDHSPLTRKEFVRFLLATPTKSELRCQGLNFSGADLSRLDLRYINFKMANLRAANLTHANLSGANLERADLSSACLDVCYCGANLQGVKMLCSNAEGASLRGCNFEDPAGVKANMEGANLKGVDMEGSQMTGINLRVATLKNAKLKNCNLRGATLAGTDLELPPSLSPPLSQNCDLSGCDLQEANLRGSNVKGAIFEEMLTPLHMSQSVR, from the exons ATGAAGAGAGTCACTCTGTTTGTCAACGGAACGTCTTCCAATGGCAAG GTTGTGGCGCTGTATGGATCGCTGACAGACCTGCTGTCCGTCGCTAGCAGTAAACTGGGAATCCGAGCCTCCAGCGTTTATAACGGGACAGGCGGTCTTATAGACGACATAACGCTTATAAG GGATGATGACGTGCTGTATGTGTCTGAGGGCGACTCCTTTGATG ATGCGAGAAAGACAAAGTGTGCAGACCCCCAGGATGACCCTGGTTGTCCAGACTGGTTCCAAACTCACACTGATTGGCTGACGCTCAACGTTGGGGGTTGCTGCTTCACCACCACACG GAGCACTCTGGTCAGTAAAGAACCAGCGAGCATGCTGGCCCACATGTTCCGAGACAAAG atgtgtggggTAATAAACAGGACTCCCATGGTGCCTACCTGATAGACAGGAGTCCAGGCTACTTTGAACCAATCCTCAACTACCTGAGACACGGACAACTCATCATCAATGACGGCATCAACCCACTGG gGGTCCTGGAGGAAGCTCGGTTCTTCGGCATTGAGCAGCTGGCTGAGCAACTGGAGAACCTgatcaag AGTTCCCAGCCTGCTGATGACCACTCCCCTCTAACCAGGAAGGAGTTTGTACGTTTCCTGTTGGCCACACCCACCAAGTCAGAGCTGCGCTGTCAG ggtctgAACTTCAGCGGTGCAGACCTGTCTCGCCTGGACCTGCGCTACATCAACTTTAAGATGGCCAACCTGAGAGCTGCCAACCTCACTCACGCCAACCTCAGTGGTGCCAACCTGGAGCGGGCAGACCTGTCCTCAGCCTGCCTTGacgtgtgttactgt ggagCTAACCTACAGGGTGTTAAGATGCTGTGTTCTAATGCGGAGGGTGCATCTCTGAGAGGCTGTAACTTTGAGGACCCTGCTGGAGTCAAAGCCAACATGGAGG GTGCCAACCTAAAGGGGGTGGACATGGAGGGTAGTCAGATGACAGGTATCAACCTGCGAGTTGCCACACTGAAGAACGCCAAGCTGAAAAACTGCAACCTGAGAGGAGCTACACTGGCTGGCACAGACCtggag ctccctccctctctttctccccctctctctcagaacTGTGACCTGTCTGGATGCGATCTACAGGAAGCTAACCTTCGGGGCTCCAACGTGAAGGGAGCCATCTTTGAAGAGATGCTGACTCCACTGCAC ATGTCTCAGAGTGTACGATAA
- the LOC110523428 gene encoding BTB/POZ domain-containing protein KCTD9 isoform X1 has protein sequence MKRVTLFVNGTSSNGKVVALYGSLTDLLSVASSKLGIRASSVYNGTGGLIDDITLIRDDDVLYVSEGDSFDDARKTKCADPQDDPGCPDWFQTHTDWLTLNVGGCCFTTTRSTLVSKEPASMLAHMFRDKDVWGNKQDSHGAYLIDRSPGYFEPILNYLRHGQLIINDGINPLGVLEEARFFGIEQLAEQLENLIKSSQPADDHSPLTRKEFVRFLLATPTKSELRCQGLNFSGADLSRLDLRYINFKMANLRAANLTHANLSGANLERADLSSACLDVCYCGANLQGVKMLCSNAEGASLRGCNFEDPAGVKANMEGANLKGVDMEGSQMTGINLRVATLKNAKLKNCNLRGATLAGTDLELPPSLSPPLSQNCDLSGCDLQEANLRGSNVKGAIFEEMLTPLHMSQSVR, from the exons ATGAAGAGAGTCACTCTGTTTGTCAACGGAACGTCTTCCAATGGCAAG GTTGTGGCGCTGTATGGATCGCTGACAGACCTGCTGTCCGTCGCTAGCAGTAAACTGGGAATCCGAGCCTCCAGCGTTTATAACGGGACAGGCGGTCTTATAGACGACATAACGCTTATAAG GGATGATGACGTGCTGTATGTGTCTGAGGGCGACTCCTTTGATG ATGCGAGAAAGACAAAGTGTGCAGACCCCCAGGATGACCCTGGTTGTCCAGACTGGTTCCAAACTCACACTGATTGGCTGACGCTCAACGTTGGGGGTTGCTGCTTCACCACCACACG GAGCACTCTGGTCAGTAAAGAACCAGCGAGCATGCTGGCCCACATGTTCCGAGACAAAG atgtgtggggTAATAAACAGGACTCCCATGGTGCCTACCTGATAGACAGGAGTCCAGGCTACTTTGAACCAATCCTCAACTACCTGAGACACGGACAACTCATCATCAATGACGGCATCAACCCACTGG gGGTCCTGGAGGAAGCTCGGTTCTTCGGCATTGAGCAGCTGGCTGAGCAACTGGAGAACCTgatcaag AGTTCCCAGCCTGCTGATGACCACTCCCCTCTAACCAGGAAGGAGTTTGTACGTTTCCTGTTGGCCACACCCACCAAGTCAGAGCTGCGCTGTCAG ggtctgAACTTCAGCGGTGCAGACCTGTCTCGCCTGGACCTGCGCTACATCAACTTTAAGATGGCCAACCTGAGAGCTGCCAACCTCACTCACGCCAACCTCAGTGGTGCCAACCTGGAGCGGGCAGACCTGTCCTCAGCCTGCCTTGacgtgtgttactgt ggagCTAACCTACAGGGTGTTAAGATGCTGTGTTCTAATGCGGAGGGTGCATCTCTGAGAGGCTGTAACTTTGAGGACCCTGCTGGAGTCAAAGCCAACATGGAGG GTGCCAACCTAAAGGGGGTGGACATGGAGGGTAGTCAGATGACAGGTATCAACCTGCGAGTTGCCACACTGAAGAACGCCAAGCTGAAAAACTGCAACCTGAGAGGAGCTACACTGGCTGGCACAGACCtggag ctccctccctctctttctccccctctctctcagaacTGTGACCTGTCTGGATGCGATCTACAGGAAGCTAACCTTCGGGGCTCCAACGTGAAGGGAGCCATCTTTGAAGAGATGCTGACTCCACTGCACATGTCTCAGAGTGTACGATAA
- the LOC110523428 gene encoding BTB/POZ domain-containing protein KCTD9 isoform X3, producing MKRVTLFVNGTSSNGKVVALYGSLTDLLSVASSKLGIRASSVYNGTGGLIDDITLIRDDDVLYVSEGDSFDDARKTKCADPQDDPGCPDWFQTHTDWLTLNVGGCCFTTTRSTLVSKEPASMLAHMFRDKDVWGNKQDSHGAYLIDRSPGYFEPILNYLRHGQLIINDGINPLGVLEEARFFGIEQLAEQLENLIKSSQPADDHSPLTRKEFVRFLLATPTKSELRCQGLNFSGADLSRLDLRYINFKMANLRAANLTHANLSGANLERADLSSACLDGANLQGVKMLCSNAEGASLRGCNFEDPAGVKANMEGANLKGVDMEGSQMTGINLRVATLKNAKLKNCNLRGATLAGTDLELPPSLSPPLSQNCDLSGCDLQEANLRGSNVKGAIFEEMLTPLHMSQSVR from the exons ATGAAGAGAGTCACTCTGTTTGTCAACGGAACGTCTTCCAATGGCAAG GTTGTGGCGCTGTATGGATCGCTGACAGACCTGCTGTCCGTCGCTAGCAGTAAACTGGGAATCCGAGCCTCCAGCGTTTATAACGGGACAGGCGGTCTTATAGACGACATAACGCTTATAAG GGATGATGACGTGCTGTATGTGTCTGAGGGCGACTCCTTTGATG ATGCGAGAAAGACAAAGTGTGCAGACCCCCAGGATGACCCTGGTTGTCCAGACTGGTTCCAAACTCACACTGATTGGCTGACGCTCAACGTTGGGGGTTGCTGCTTCACCACCACACG GAGCACTCTGGTCAGTAAAGAACCAGCGAGCATGCTGGCCCACATGTTCCGAGACAAAG atgtgtggggTAATAAACAGGACTCCCATGGTGCCTACCTGATAGACAGGAGTCCAGGCTACTTTGAACCAATCCTCAACTACCTGAGACACGGACAACTCATCATCAATGACGGCATCAACCCACTGG gGGTCCTGGAGGAAGCTCGGTTCTTCGGCATTGAGCAGCTGGCTGAGCAACTGGAGAACCTgatcaag AGTTCCCAGCCTGCTGATGACCACTCCCCTCTAACCAGGAAGGAGTTTGTACGTTTCCTGTTGGCCACACCCACCAAGTCAGAGCTGCGCTGTCAG ggtctgAACTTCAGCGGTGCAGACCTGTCTCGCCTGGACCTGCGCTACATCAACTTTAAGATGGCCAACCTGAGAGCTGCCAACCTCACTCACGCCAACCTCAGTGGTGCCAACCTGGAGCGGGCAGACCTGTCCTCAGCCTGCCTTGac ggagCTAACCTACAGGGTGTTAAGATGCTGTGTTCTAATGCGGAGGGTGCATCTCTGAGAGGCTGTAACTTTGAGGACCCTGCTGGAGTCAAAGCCAACATGGAGG GTGCCAACCTAAAGGGGGTGGACATGGAGGGTAGTCAGATGACAGGTATCAACCTGCGAGTTGCCACACTGAAGAACGCCAAGCTGAAAAACTGCAACCTGAGAGGAGCTACACTGGCTGGCACAGACCtggag ctccctccctctctttctccccctctctctcagaacTGTGACCTGTCTGGATGCGATCTACAGGAAGCTAACCTTCGGGGCTCCAACGTGAAGGGAGCCATCTTTGAAGAGATGCTGACTCCACTGCACATGTCTCAGAGTGTACGATAA
- the LOC110523428 gene encoding BTB/POZ domain-containing protein KCTD9 isoform X4, which yields MKRVTLFVNGTSSNGKVVALYGSLTDLLSVASSKLGIRASSVYNGTGGLIDDITLIRDDDVLYVSEGDSFDDARKTKCADPQDDPGCPDWFQTHTDWLTLNVGGCCFTTTRSTLVSKEPASMLAHMFRDKDVWGNKQDSHGAYLIDRSPGYFEPILNYLRHGQLIINDGINPLGVLEEARFFGIEQLAEQLENLIKSSQPADDHSPLTRKEFVRFLLATPTKSELRCQGLNFSGADLSRLDLRYINFKMANLRAANLTHANLSGANLERADLSSACLDVCYCGANLQGVKMLCSNAEGASLRGCNFEDPAGVKANMEGANLKGVDMEGSQMTGINLRVATLKNAKLKNCNLRGATLAGTDLENCDLSGCDLQEANLRGSNVKGAIFEEMLTPLHMSQSVR from the exons ATGAAGAGAGTCACTCTGTTTGTCAACGGAACGTCTTCCAATGGCAAG GTTGTGGCGCTGTATGGATCGCTGACAGACCTGCTGTCCGTCGCTAGCAGTAAACTGGGAATCCGAGCCTCCAGCGTTTATAACGGGACAGGCGGTCTTATAGACGACATAACGCTTATAAG GGATGATGACGTGCTGTATGTGTCTGAGGGCGACTCCTTTGATG ATGCGAGAAAGACAAAGTGTGCAGACCCCCAGGATGACCCTGGTTGTCCAGACTGGTTCCAAACTCACACTGATTGGCTGACGCTCAACGTTGGGGGTTGCTGCTTCACCACCACACG GAGCACTCTGGTCAGTAAAGAACCAGCGAGCATGCTGGCCCACATGTTCCGAGACAAAG atgtgtggggTAATAAACAGGACTCCCATGGTGCCTACCTGATAGACAGGAGTCCAGGCTACTTTGAACCAATCCTCAACTACCTGAGACACGGACAACTCATCATCAATGACGGCATCAACCCACTGG gGGTCCTGGAGGAAGCTCGGTTCTTCGGCATTGAGCAGCTGGCTGAGCAACTGGAGAACCTgatcaag AGTTCCCAGCCTGCTGATGACCACTCCCCTCTAACCAGGAAGGAGTTTGTACGTTTCCTGTTGGCCACACCCACCAAGTCAGAGCTGCGCTGTCAG ggtctgAACTTCAGCGGTGCAGACCTGTCTCGCCTGGACCTGCGCTACATCAACTTTAAGATGGCCAACCTGAGAGCTGCCAACCTCACTCACGCCAACCTCAGTGGTGCCAACCTGGAGCGGGCAGACCTGTCCTCAGCCTGCCTTGacgtgtgttactgt ggagCTAACCTACAGGGTGTTAAGATGCTGTGTTCTAATGCGGAGGGTGCATCTCTGAGAGGCTGTAACTTTGAGGACCCTGCTGGAGTCAAAGCCAACATGGAGG GTGCCAACCTAAAGGGGGTGGACATGGAGGGTAGTCAGATGACAGGTATCAACCTGCGAGTTGCCACACTGAAGAACGCCAAGCTGAAAAACTGCAACCTGAGAGGAGCTACACTGGCTGGCACAGACCtggag aacTGTGACCTGTCTGGATGCGATCTACAGGAAGCTAACCTTCGGGGCTCCAACGTGAAGGGAGCCATCTTTGAAGAGATGCTGACTCCACTGCACATGTCTCAGAGTGTACGATAA
- the LOC110523428 gene encoding BTB/POZ domain-containing protein KCTD9 isoform X5 — protein sequence MKRVTLFVNGTSSNGKVVALYGSLTDLLSVASSKLGIRASSVYNGTGGLIDDITLIRDDDVLYVSEGDSFDDARKTKCADPQDDPGCPDWFQTHTDWLTLNVGGCCFTTTRSTLVSKEPASMLAHMFRDKDVWGNKQDSHGAYLIDRSPGYFEPILNYLRHGQLIINDGINPLGVLEEARFFGIEQLAEQLENLIKSSQPADDHSPLTRKEFVRFLLATPTKSELRCQGLNFSGADLSRLDLRYINFKMANLRAANLTHANLSGANLERADLSSACLDGANLQGVKMLCSNAEGASLRGCNFEDPAGVKANMEGANLKGVDMEGSQMTGINLRVATLKNAKLKNCNLRGATLAGTDLENCDLSGCDLQEANLRGSNVKGAIFEEMLTPLHMSQSVR from the exons ATGAAGAGAGTCACTCTGTTTGTCAACGGAACGTCTTCCAATGGCAAG GTTGTGGCGCTGTATGGATCGCTGACAGACCTGCTGTCCGTCGCTAGCAGTAAACTGGGAATCCGAGCCTCCAGCGTTTATAACGGGACAGGCGGTCTTATAGACGACATAACGCTTATAAG GGATGATGACGTGCTGTATGTGTCTGAGGGCGACTCCTTTGATG ATGCGAGAAAGACAAAGTGTGCAGACCCCCAGGATGACCCTGGTTGTCCAGACTGGTTCCAAACTCACACTGATTGGCTGACGCTCAACGTTGGGGGTTGCTGCTTCACCACCACACG GAGCACTCTGGTCAGTAAAGAACCAGCGAGCATGCTGGCCCACATGTTCCGAGACAAAG atgtgtggggTAATAAACAGGACTCCCATGGTGCCTACCTGATAGACAGGAGTCCAGGCTACTTTGAACCAATCCTCAACTACCTGAGACACGGACAACTCATCATCAATGACGGCATCAACCCACTGG gGGTCCTGGAGGAAGCTCGGTTCTTCGGCATTGAGCAGCTGGCTGAGCAACTGGAGAACCTgatcaag AGTTCCCAGCCTGCTGATGACCACTCCCCTCTAACCAGGAAGGAGTTTGTACGTTTCCTGTTGGCCACACCCACCAAGTCAGAGCTGCGCTGTCAG ggtctgAACTTCAGCGGTGCAGACCTGTCTCGCCTGGACCTGCGCTACATCAACTTTAAGATGGCCAACCTGAGAGCTGCCAACCTCACTCACGCCAACCTCAGTGGTGCCAACCTGGAGCGGGCAGACCTGTCCTCAGCCTGCCTTGac ggagCTAACCTACAGGGTGTTAAGATGCTGTGTTCTAATGCGGAGGGTGCATCTCTGAGAGGCTGTAACTTTGAGGACCCTGCTGGAGTCAAAGCCAACATGGAGG GTGCCAACCTAAAGGGGGTGGACATGGAGGGTAGTCAGATGACAGGTATCAACCTGCGAGTTGCCACACTGAAGAACGCCAAGCTGAAAAACTGCAACCTGAGAGGAGCTACACTGGCTGGCACAGACCtggag aacTGTGACCTGTCTGGATGCGATCTACAGGAAGCTAACCTTCGGGGCTCCAACGTGAAGGGAGCCATCTTTGAAGAGATGCTGACTCCACTGCACATGTCTCAGAGTGTACGATAA
- the LOC110523428 gene encoding BTB/POZ domain-containing protein KCTD9 isoform X6 — translation MTTLQSVHSILLIHITCVVCFLLRSTLVSKEPASMLAHMFRDKDVWGNKQDSHGAYLIDRSPGYFEPILNYLRHGQLIINDGINPLGVLEEARFFGIEQLAEQLENLIKSSQPADDHSPLTRKEFVRFLLATPTKSELRCQGLNFSGADLSRLDLRYINFKMANLRAANLTHANLSGANLERADLSSACLDVCYCGANLQGVKMLCSNAEGASLRGCNFEDPAGVKANMEGANLKGVDMEGSQMTGINLRVATLKNAKLKNCNLRGATLAGTDLELPPSLSPPLSQNCDLSGCDLQEANLRGSNVKGAIFEEMLTPLHMSQSVR, via the exons ATGACAACCTTGCAGTCTGTCCACTCCATTCTATTGATACACATaacctgtgtggtgtgttttctcctcaGGAGCACTCTGGTCAGTAAAGAACCAGCGAGCATGCTGGCCCACATGTTCCGAGACAAAG atgtgtggggTAATAAACAGGACTCCCATGGTGCCTACCTGATAGACAGGAGTCCAGGCTACTTTGAACCAATCCTCAACTACCTGAGACACGGACAACTCATCATCAATGACGGCATCAACCCACTGG gGGTCCTGGAGGAAGCTCGGTTCTTCGGCATTGAGCAGCTGGCTGAGCAACTGGAGAACCTgatcaag AGTTCCCAGCCTGCTGATGACCACTCCCCTCTAACCAGGAAGGAGTTTGTACGTTTCCTGTTGGCCACACCCACCAAGTCAGAGCTGCGCTGTCAG ggtctgAACTTCAGCGGTGCAGACCTGTCTCGCCTGGACCTGCGCTACATCAACTTTAAGATGGCCAACCTGAGAGCTGCCAACCTCACTCACGCCAACCTCAGTGGTGCCAACCTGGAGCGGGCAGACCTGTCCTCAGCCTGCCTTGacgtgtgttactgt ggagCTAACCTACAGGGTGTTAAGATGCTGTGTTCTAATGCGGAGGGTGCATCTCTGAGAGGCTGTAACTTTGAGGACCCTGCTGGAGTCAAAGCCAACATGGAGG GTGCCAACCTAAAGGGGGTGGACATGGAGGGTAGTCAGATGACAGGTATCAACCTGCGAGTTGCCACACTGAAGAACGCCAAGCTGAAAAACTGCAACCTGAGAGGAGCTACACTGGCTGGCACAGACCtggag ctccctccctctctttctccccctctctctcagaacTGTGACCTGTCTGGATGCGATCTACAGGAAGCTAACCTTCGGGGCTCCAACGTGAAGGGAGCCATCTTTGAAGAGATGCTGACTCCACTGCACATGTCTCAGAGTGTACGATAA
- the march5 gene encoding E3 ubiquitin-protein ligase MARCH5: MACVEEPPEKHCWVCFATEREDRVAEWVSPCRCKGCTKWIHQACLQRWLDEKQKGNSGGAVSCPQCGTEYRIVFPKMGPLVYFLQQMDSALSRASPFTAAGVVVGTVYWSAVTYGAVTVMQVVGHKKGLDVMERADPLFLLMGLPTIPVMLVLGKMIRWEDYILRLWQRHSSKLQLLLPGIGRPLPRVPADGVNGGDHLSVSRTLCGALIFPSVASLVGRLIFGRVPSSLQRTVLGGIAFVVMKGVLKVYFKQQQYLIQANRHILNYPERGRDGETEGRSEGGEDDTEDSGNE, translated from the exons ATGGCCTGTGTGGAGGAGCCCCCTGAGAa GCACTGCTGGGTGTGTTttgcgacagagagagaggatcgcGTGGCAGAGTGGGTGAGCCCCTGCAGATGTAAGGGCTGTACCAAGTGGATCCACCAGGCCTGTCTGCAGCGTTGGCTCGATGAGAAGCAGAAAGGAAACAGTGGAGGAGCCGTCAGCTGCCCTCAGTGTGGCACAGAGTACCGCATTGTCTTTCCCAAAATgg GGCCGTTGGTATACTTCCTCCAGCAGATGGACAGTGCTCTGTCACGGGCCAGTCCATTCACTGCTGCCGGTGTGGTGGTGGGGACAGTCTATTGGTCAGCTGTCACCTATGGAGCTGTGACTGTCATGCAG gTGGTGGGCCATAAGAAGGGCTTGGATGTGATGGAGAGAGCAGATCCTCTGTTCCTCCTGATGGGTCTACCTACCATCCCAGTGATGCTTGTCCTGGGCAAGATGATCCGCTGGGAGGACTACATACTGAGGCTGTGGCAGAGACACTCCTCTAAACTACAGTTGCTATTGCCAG gTATAGGTCGTCCGTTGCCCCGTGTGCCAGCTGATGGGGTTAATGGAGGGGACCACCTGTCAGTGTCTCGTACTCTGTGTGGAGCTCTCATCTTCCCCTCTGTAGCCAGCCTGGTGGGACGACTGATCTTCGGCAGGGTACCCTCATCTCTGCAACGCACCGTTCTG GGTGGTATAGCATTTGTGGTGATGAAGGGAGTGTTGAAGGTGTATTTCAAACAGCAGCAATACCTCATTCAGGCCAACCGCCACATCCTCAACTACcccgagagagggagggatggagagacggagggacGGAGCGAGGGAGGAGAAGACGACACAGAGGACAGCGGAAATGAGTGA
- the LOC110523429 gene encoding beta-centractin has translation MESYDIIANQPVVIDNGSGVVKAGFAGDQIPKYCFPNYVGRPKHVRVMAGALEGDLFIGPKAEEHRGLLSVRYPMEHGIVKDWNDMERIWQYVYSKEQLQTFSEEHPVLLTEAPLNPSKNREKAAEVFFETFNVPALFISMQAVLSLYATGRTTGVVLDAGDGVTHAVPIYEGFAIPHSIMRVDIAGRDVSRYLRLLLRKEGYDFHTSAEFEVVRTIKERACYLSLNPQKDETLETEKAQYTLPDGSTLDIGPARFRAPELLFRPDLIGDESEGIHEVLAFAIQKSDMDLRRTLFSNIVLSGGSTLLKGFGDRLLSEVKKLAPKDVKIKISAPQERLYSTWIGGSILASLDTFKKMWVSKKEYEEDRARAIHRKTF, from the exons ATGGAGTCCTATGACATTATAGCTAACCAGCCGGTTGTGATCGATAAT GGTTCAGGTGTTGTCAAAGCTGGCTTTGCTGGAGACCAGATCCCCAAATACTGCTTCCCCAACTA TGTGGGCCGTCCCAAGCACGTGCGCGTGATGGCAGGAGCCCTGGAGGGGGACCTCTTCATTGGACCCAAAGCAGAG gAGCACAGAGGGTTGCTGTCAGTAAGGTATCCTATGGAGCATGGTATAGTGAAGGATTGGAACGATATGGAGAGGATCTGGCAGTATGTCTACTCTAAGGAACAGCTGCAGACCTTCTCAGAGGAG CACCCTGTCCTGCTGACTGAAGCCCCTCTGAACCCCAGTAAGAACAGGGAGAAGGCAGCTGAGGTGTTCTTTGAGACCTTCAACGTTCCCGCCCTCTTTATCTCCATGCAGGCAGTCCTCAGTCT CTATGCGACAGGGCGTACCACGGGTGTGGTGTTGGATGCGGGCGACGGAGTGACCCATGCAGTGCCCATCTACGAGGGCTTTGCCATTCCCCACTCCATCATGAGGGTGGATATCGCTGGAAGGGACGTGTCCCGTTACCTCCGGCTGCTGCTACGCAAGGAGGGCTATGACTTCCATACCTCCGCAGAGTTTGAGGTGGTCCGCACCATTAAAGAG AGAGCCTGCTACCTGTCCCTGAACCCCCAGAAGGATGAGACTCTGGAGACCGAGAAGGCCCAGTACACCCTCCCCGACGGTAGCACGCTGGAT ATTGGTCCAGCCAGGTTCCGCGCCCCAGAGCTGCTGTTCAGGCCAGACTTGATCGGAGACGAGAGCGAGGGGATCCACGAGGTGCTGGCCTTCGCTATCCAGAAGTCTGACATGGATCTCCGACGCACACTCTTCTCCAACATCGTACTGTCTGGAGGATCCACACTGCtcaaag GCTTCGGGGACAGGTTACTAAGCGAAGTGAAGAAGCTCGCTCCCAAAGACGTGAAGATCAAG ATTTCCGCCCCTCAGGAGAGGCTCTACTCCACGTGGATCGG TGGCTCCATCCTGGCGTCGTTGGACACCTTTAAGAAGATGTGGGTCAGTAAGAAGGAGTATGAGGAGGACAGAGCACGGGCCATCCACAGGAAGACCTTCTAA